In one Chlamydia sp. BM-2023 genomic region, the following are encoded:
- a CDS encoding DUF1389 domain-containing protein: MKMLPISTESVSQPVPVESRSAVTNLRKHALAISAAVFSLISLILIAVVACGMAHPAVIITLLLSLVLAVALISLAIRSYKKPTVAPGKALPLTFLNVIKNKFPKDFFQFCFDHPISLQELQDVVDALSTNNFDLLSTECRKKIEKFGIQRLQKGFSKEDLRNLPQFLENSMISGCIMCFMKRFVELGSPDCVEPGMPPEIYWFAPLGLQGPGQTIFSLECYLLAKVITKREWGLIQADYQNKTWSKQSPLLDSIKQRMLAELNQIDDFGCFPSHKDRVRRNLIDRNCDKILCVFHHGINWDQLQLLRHLNPAELVQIVDFECRDLYLGAVLHTYAQYLDKSSPEFDSDLLLSSIFEWFNEAFLIEESRKKMANLMRSATIPLYWILNDGTKKQLRSYSDVCQ, from the coding sequence ATGAAGATGTTGCCGATATCAACAGAAAGTGTTTCTCAACCAGTTCCGGTTGAAAGTCGTTCCGCTGTTACAAATTTACGAAAGCATGCCTTAGCTATCTCGGCAGCTGTCTTTTCTCTAATTTCCCTTATATTAATTGCTGTTGTTGCCTGTGGAATGGCTCACCCCGCTGTTATAATAACTCTATTGCTATCCTTAGTTCTCGCCGTAGCTTTAATTTCCCTAGCTATTCGTAGTTATAAGAAGCCTACAGTCGCTCCTGGGAAAGCTCTGCCATTAACTTTCCTGAATGTAATTAAAAATAAATTTCCCAAAGATTTTTTTCAGTTTTGTTTTGATCATCCAATCTCTCTGCAAGAACTTCAAGATGTTGTGGATGCACTGTCTACAAATAATTTTGATCTTCTTAGTACAGAATGTAGGAAAAAAATAGAGAAATTCGGAATTCAAAGATTGCAAAAGGGATTTTCTAAGGAAGATCTTAGAAACCTACCTCAATTTTTAGAGAATAGCATGATATCAGGCTGCATCATGTGTTTTATGAAGAGGTTCGTAGAGCTAGGTTCTCCAGATTGTGTAGAACCTGGAATGCCACCAGAGATTTATTGGTTCGCTCCTTTAGGATTGCAAGGACCCGGCCAGACTATCTTTAGTCTAGAATGTTATCTTCTCGCTAAAGTCATAACAAAAAGAGAATGGGGTCTCATCCAAGCTGATTATCAAAATAAGACGTGGTCGAAGCAAAGCCCCCTACTTGATAGTATTAAACAACGCATGCTTGCAGAGTTAAATCAGATTGATGATTTCGGCTGCTTTCCTAGTCATAAGGATAGGGTGCGTCGTAATCTAATTGATAGAAATTGTGATAAGATTTTGTGTGTATTCCATCACGGAATTAACTGGGATCAACTTCAATTGTTAAGGCACCTAAATCCTGCGGAGCTCGTTCAAATAGTTGATTTTGAATGTCGCGATTTGTACCTAGGAGCCGTTTTGCATACATATGCTCAATACCTAGATAAAAGTAGTCCAGAATTTGATTCGGATCTTCTTTTATCCAGTATCTTTGAGTGGTTCAATGAAGCCTTTTTAATAGAAGAAAGCCGAAAGAAAATGGCGAATCTCATGAGATCCGCAACGATACCGCTCTATTGGATTTTGAATGACGGAACAAAAAAGCAATTGCGTTCCTATAGTGATGTATGCCAGTGA
- a CDS encoding DUF1389 domain-containing protein has protein sequence MSHNPVSSSPENAGAHPLQETSPSKKMAIIRKHALAIAAAVFSVISVALITVAAFGITSPGIVAAMVFSLVFALATIAFAIRRYREPDAARKPLPQSLLDVIKKDCSPVLYQFCSSQKVTFQELQDVAKALSENNFEGLTPRCKRKVKKFGINKLQMGLSEVDLKELPKILENMILGRCAFYFMKKFVELGSPDCIEPNMAPELYWFAPLALAGPSPSIFYVGHLLFAKVVTREEFDQLKANIQNKQWAQGDSLFEDIERRMLEELDRKDVSREPIRGMAEIRNDIQGTSRKVLHLLLHGINWEQLQLLKLLNISDISQVSRYEVDKLYFGALFLSAAPFLDENSKAFNRNILFTTFQDCLMHFLGDRDEIVFIMGDATKRKYHIDYSTGERTIEPANASTLDNTRQ, from the coding sequence ATGAGCCATAATCCAGTTAGCTCTTCCCCTGAAAATGCAGGTGCGCATCCTCTTCAGGAGACCTCACCATCCAAAAAGATGGCAATTATCCGTAAGCATGCCCTAGCTATAGCGGCAGCTGTCTTTTCTGTTATTTCTGTTGCGTTAATTACTGTAGCTGCTTTTGGGATAACCTCTCCTGGAATCGTAGCCGCTATGGTGTTTTCTCTAGTTTTTGCTTTGGCTACAATTGCCTTTGCTATTCGTCGTTATAGAGAGCCTGATGCTGCTCGCAAACCTCTGCCTCAAAGCTTGCTAGATGTAATTAAAAAGGATTGCTCGCCAGTTCTTTATCAGTTTTGTTCATCTCAGAAAGTCACTTTTCAAGAACTACAGGATGTTGCAAAAGCACTGTCTGAAAATAATTTTGAGGGTCTTACTCCACGATGTAAGAGAAAGGTAAAGAAGTTCGGAATTAACAAGCTCCAAATGGGGCTTTCTGAGGTTGATCTTAAAGAGCTCCCCAAGATTTTAGAGAACATGATTCTAGGGCGATGCGCTTTTTATTTTATGAAGAAGTTTGTAGAGCTAGGCTCCCCAGATTGTATAGAACCTAATATGGCTCCGGAGCTTTATTGGTTTGCTCCTTTAGCTCTTGCAGGGCCTTCTCCCTCCATTTTTTATGTAGGACATCTGCTTTTTGCAAAAGTAGTAACAAGAGAAGAATTTGATCAACTCAAAGCGAATATTCAAAATAAACAGTGGGCCCAAGGGGATAGCTTATTTGAAGATATTGAGCGGCGTATGCTCGAGGAGTTAGATCGAAAAGATGTTTCTCGAGAGCCTATAAGAGGCATGGCTGAAATACGCAACGACATACAGGGAACCTCAAGGAAGGTTCTACATTTACTGCTTCACGGAATTAATTGGGAGCAGCTGCAATTGCTAAAGTTGCTAAATATCTCAGATATATCTCAGGTGAGTCGGTATGAAGTAGACAAATTATACTTCGGAGCTCTTTTCCTTTCAGCAGCCCCATTTCTGGATGAAAATAGCAAAGCTTTTAATCGTAATATTCTCTTCACTACTTTTCAGGATTGCCTGATGCACTTTTTAGGAGATAGAGATGAGATAGTATTTATCATGGGGGACGCTACAAAGCGTAAGTACCATATAGACTACTCCACAGGAGAAAGAACGATAGAGCCCGCTAACGCTTCTACATTAGATAACACCCGCCAGTAG
- a CDS encoding DUF1389 domain-containing protein, with product MRPEPSIPSSTNQVNQLGNTPPRGMKSSHKLALVIGGVALAILAIACVAMIACGIVHPGVIAGLVVSIVASGAMLAPVLLSCRRRPGIELDPEGRPEAAERIIPAAPLSPTSPQTPIPGDVLNVIEQAFPKCIRDLCVSQRLKIQEFRQVLQGVGSGDFSSLPADVRGKVDAFGKERLIAGCQNLQLPNLDSVLTKHCPLFFLNKFVQLGSRDIPEAEGLTPEVYWTGRASLLGKELAVDACGWLYASVVTQNEHQLLTDNARGHTWDQVQNTVEQVGRRMRDKLGTIDDSLVNKGALRQTLGFPYKLLSITQHGMSWEQLLLLKEVGIGNCNFLQENEYKGRYGWNLARTMKAVSPYIDEGYEANYDPDIALMTWTKLQSLSRNLYDSGMSGAHEVCLHALAQASRRGTILNPLPLEGPTALPTPTYEVNLQTGERTVKLM from the coding sequence ATGAGGCCGGAACCCTCCATTCCAAGCTCCACAAATCAAGTGAATCAGCTTGGAAACACCCCTCCAAGAGGGATGAAATCTTCACATAAGCTTGCTTTAGTTATCGGTGGTGTGGCGTTGGCTATTCTTGCCATAGCCTGCGTTGCTATGATTGCTTGTGGGATAGTTCATCCTGGCGTTATCGCTGGATTAGTTGTTTCTATTGTGGCATCGGGAGCTATGCTAGCGCCTGTATTGCTCAGTTGTAGAAGACGACCGGGGATAGAGCTAGATCCTGAGGGGAGACCAGAAGCTGCAGAGCGCATTATTCCCGCTGCGCCTCTCTCGCCAACTTCTCCGCAGACACCCATTCCTGGAGACGTCTTAAATGTTATCGAGCAGGCCTTCCCAAAATGTATTCGTGATTTATGCGTTTCTCAGAGACTTAAAATTCAGGAGTTTCGACAGGTTCTACAGGGGGTGGGATCGGGAGATTTCAGTTCTCTACCTGCGGATGTTAGAGGTAAGGTAGATGCCTTCGGAAAAGAAAGGTTGATTGCAGGATGTCAAAATTTACAACTTCCCAATCTCGATTCTGTATTAACGAAACATTGCCCTCTTTTCTTCCTGAATAAATTTGTACAACTTGGCTCTAGAGATATCCCTGAAGCTGAAGGCTTAACCCCAGAAGTGTATTGGACAGGGCGCGCCTCTCTTTTAGGGAAAGAGCTGGCAGTCGATGCATGTGGATGGTTATACGCTTCTGTGGTAACTCAAAATGAGCATCAGCTGCTTACCGATAACGCAAGAGGCCATACCTGGGATCAAGTTCAAAATACGGTCGAGCAAGTAGGGCGCCGTATGCGTGATAAGCTAGGAACTATTGATGATTCTTTAGTAAATAAAGGGGCGTTAAGACAGACCCTCGGTTTTCCATATAAGTTGTTAAGTATAACCCAACACGGGATGAGCTGGGAGCAGCTGCTTCTTTTAAAAGAAGTGGGTATTGGAAATTGTAATTTTCTTCAGGAAAATGAATATAAAGGCCGATACGGATGGAACCTCGCAAGAACAATGAAAGCGGTCAGCCCTTATATTGACGAAGGCTATGAGGCTAACTATGATCCCGACATTGCATTAATGACGTGGACAAAATTACAATCCCTATCTCGTAATTTGTATGACAGTGGGATGTCCGGAGCTCATGAGGTGTGTTTACATGCCTTAGCGCAAGCCAGTAGGCGTGGGACCATCTTAAATCCTCTGCCTTTAGAAGGCCCCACGGCCTTGCCAACACCCACATATGAAGTAAATCTGCAGACGGGAGAAAGAACAGTTAAGCTTATGTAG
- a CDS encoding DUF1389 domain-containing protein, with amino-acid sequence MSAVLPAVPHTKVHHEGVRQCLVRNLRQYSLVLQMIASIGFSIVFASVIACGFAYPVIIAGLVLSLVVVAVILLRMVRSSLSPLLPQGFLGVIKEEYPEDIFEICTRKQLTIKELRVVVDGLTSGEFRFPTEQCRKKVEAFGLQRLQKACENVELPSLDAVLLKHCPFYFLKTFIELGPKEFPEAAGLPPEVYWTAPLGLSDCLNNIFDPLVFTLARVATEEEYNQLLYHAQNNTWDQADDIVLSLRRRVRSNRFYRGLNKFLLRVGTQMRASIRRPWLLYLCKHGVTWKQLQLFKCISGPSVGFLNEAEYCMEKLNLSRTMVSIYPYVHEDNENYEPEIALVTWEEWILWYETLCTPMHQSTLDLFCKRIKDRNQGRVKRNTLVLNPVPPYGRGSLILPKYDIDEKGNKRVSTYSGKSS; translated from the coding sequence ATGAGTGCCGTCTTACCTGCCGTTCCCCATACAAAAGTTCACCATGAAGGTGTAAGGCAGTGCCTCGTACGTAATCTACGTCAGTATTCTCTAGTTTTACAAATGATCGCAAGTATCGGTTTTTCCATCGTATTTGCTTCTGTAATTGCTTGTGGGTTTGCTTATCCTGTGATAATCGCTGGATTAGTGTTATCCCTCGTTGTTGTGGCAGTCATCTTGTTGCGGATGGTTCGTAGTTCTTTGAGCCCCCTTCTACCACAAGGTTTCCTAGGTGTCATAAAAGAAGAATACCCCGAGGATATTTTTGAAATATGTACTCGGAAACAACTTACAATTAAGGAATTGCGAGTTGTCGTCGATGGTCTTACCTCAGGAGAATTTCGCTTCCCCACAGAGCAATGTCGGAAAAAAGTAGAAGCATTTGGTCTCCAACGTTTGCAAAAGGCATGTGAAAATGTTGAGCTCCCCAGCTTAGATGCCGTCTTATTAAAACACTGCCCGTTCTACTTCCTAAAAACTTTTATAGAGCTTGGCCCTAAAGAGTTCCCAGAAGCTGCAGGATTGCCTCCAGAAGTATATTGGACAGCTCCTTTAGGATTGAGCGATTGCTTAAATAACATTTTTGATCCCCTGGTGTTTACTCTAGCTCGAGTAGCTACAGAAGAAGAATATAACCAGCTTCTTTATCACGCTCAGAATAATACCTGGGATCAAGCAGATGATATCGTCCTATCTTTAAGAAGACGTGTACGTTCTAATCGGTTTTATCGCGGGTTAAATAAATTCCTGCTTCGCGTGGGTACCCAAATGCGAGCATCAATTCGCCGACCCTGGCTACTCTACCTATGCAAACACGGAGTGACTTGGAAGCAACTCCAGCTGTTTAAGTGTATTAGTGGCCCCTCTGTAGGATTCCTGAATGAAGCAGAATACTGCATGGAGAAGCTTAACCTATCGAGAACTATGGTTTCTATCTATCCCTATGTTCATGAAGATAATGAAAATTATGAACCAGAGATTGCCCTGGTTACTTGGGAAGAATGGATCCTTTGGTATGAAACACTATGTACCCCCATGCATCAATCAACCCTAGATCTCTTCTGCAAACGTATCAAAGACAGAAATCAAGGTCGCGTTAAGAGAAATACCCTGGTTTTAAATCCCGTCCCGCCATACGGTCGTGGATCCCTAATCCTCCCTAAATACGATATAGACGAAAAGGGGAATAAGCGAGTTAGTACTTACTCTGGAAAAAGTTCCTAG
- a CDS encoding DUF1389 domain-containing protein codes for MADLFVPKSSSESLVYGGKVKFSASCSRTRSLAVGGIFFSVAATTTAVLLACGIVNIAIIISLALSVVALGIMLVTSWALSIKSPIPEGFLNVIKEAFPPEVYQFVVRKKLTIHELRATLSWLSSGEFICSERCRKKIESFGAEKLKEACKGVDIPNLDDLLNYHCPFSFIKKFIELGNKEACKESGFDPRLYWTARIGLAGEETNVVFDPCVWILSEVITEKEYELLCQHAQNDTWDLTYTFVCDLQKRMLSYLESIDSKNLLQSQIELQNKIRHPAWLICLCRHGVNWDQIQLCREIGISRMSFLYEVQRFCELSYPLLHFFSYTYEDHEDYDPGIALFTWDDWKEEHKKIRRVRRLWYDAIGITKSLGKYSKKPRIGKGCRIILEYNLNIPGSEYLRFF; via the coding sequence ATGGCTGACCTCTTTGTGCCTAAATCTTCAAGTGAATCCTTAGTATACGGCGGAAAAGTAAAATTCTCAGCATCTTGTTCGCGTACACGTTCTCTAGCAGTCGGAGGGATTTTTTTTTCTGTTGCTGCTACTACAACGGCTGTTTTACTAGCATGTGGTATCGTGAATATCGCGATAATTATTTCCCTAGCTCTATCCGTAGTTGCCTTAGGAATAATGTTAGTAACGTCCTGGGCTCTTTCTATAAAAAGTCCTATCCCTGAAGGCTTCCTAAATGTTATCAAAGAAGCTTTCCCTCCAGAAGTGTATCAGTTTGTCGTTAGGAAAAAACTCACCATTCATGAGTTGCGAGCTACACTATCGTGGTTGTCTTCCGGGGAATTTATTTGTTCCGAGCGTTGTAGGAAAAAAATAGAAAGTTTTGGTGCTGAAAAACTCAAAGAGGCTTGTAAGGGGGTAGATATCCCCAATTTAGATGATCTCTTAAATTACCACTGTCCTTTTTCTTTTATTAAAAAATTTATAGAGCTTGGGAATAAAGAGGCTTGTAAAGAATCAGGGTTTGATCCAAGGCTGTATTGGACAGCTCGTATAGGACTGGCTGGAGAAGAAACTAACGTCGTTTTTGATCCCTGTGTATGGATTTTATCGGAAGTTATCACAGAAAAGGAATACGAGCTTCTTTGTCAACATGCTCAGAATGATACCTGGGATCTTACATACACGTTCGTGTGCGATTTGCAAAAGCGTATGCTGTCCTATTTAGAATCTATAGATTCTAAAAATCTTTTACAAAGCCAAATCGAACTACAGAATAAAATCCGCCATCCTGCGTGGTTGATATGCCTCTGTAGACACGGAGTTAACTGGGACCAGATCCAGCTATGTAGGGAAATAGGTATTTCCCGAATGAGCTTCCTATATGAAGTGCAAAGGTTCTGTGAGCTATCATACCCCCTGTTACATTTTTTCTCTTACACCTACGAAGATCACGAAGATTACGATCCTGGGATAGCCTTGTTTACCTGGGATGATTGGAAAGAAGAACATAAAAAAATACGTAGAGTTAGGAGATTATGGTACGACGCCATCGGCATAACAAAGTCTTTGGGAAAATATAGCAAAAAACCCCGAATTGGGAAGGGATGTCGCATAATCCTAGAATACAATTTAAATATTCCAGGTAGTGAATATCTCCGATTTTTCTAA
- a CDS encoding phage holin family protein: protein MISPHAKRSLYFAGDLEVQKSNFYHRLKENLRAYVLVVCSVVFAIFACVLASLVICELLPFWATAGIVISILIAGVLAVLAIRSYLSPCMIPWGFLDVINAVYPKVIYSLCISENLGIQELRKVLQDIETGEFSNASNFLKEKIESFGVEKLLKGCEDATLPPLDTVLQTHCPAYFLKAFLSKATPKDPEEDDVLTQITHWFGYSVPGKKSAIFDEHSWLFASVVSQEEYENLIHYAEENTWPQAEDLLTSIETRILKKASDQDVPDLDYRDLLPCRCLLNEKIPLICNYRMHWEQLQMIKEIGALKLYFLDRLNTLPIYGKNLLRIMNTLYPIIDEESADYDSHIALMNWEEWKNGVNFWSRKKSMDGAAALMEEMTQRSITKKVLKPLTLEEARSLV from the coding sequence ATGATTTCTCCACACGCTAAAAGATCTCTTTATTTTGCAGGAGACCTAGAGGTCCAAAAAAGTAATTTTTATCATAGGTTAAAGGAAAATTTACGCGCATACGTGTTAGTAGTGTGTAGCGTAGTGTTTGCTATTTTTGCTTGTGTGTTAGCCTCTCTCGTTATTTGCGAGCTACTACCTTTTTGGGCTACAGCTGGAATAGTGATTTCCATACTCATTGCTGGGGTATTGGCAGTTCTCGCTATAAGAAGTTATTTAAGTCCTTGCATGATCCCTTGGGGATTTCTTGATGTTATTAACGCTGTCTATCCGAAAGTTATCTATAGTTTATGCATTTCCGAGAACCTGGGGATTCAAGAGCTTCGTAAGGTGTTGCAAGACATAGAAACAGGGGAATTCTCAAATGCTTCTAATTTTCTTAAGGAGAAAATCGAGTCTTTCGGTGTTGAAAAATTACTAAAGGGTTGCGAAGATGCCACGCTGCCACCTTTAGATACAGTATTACAGACACATTGCCCAGCATATTTTTTAAAAGCGTTCCTCTCTAAGGCAACCCCTAAAGATCCCGAAGAAGATGACGTACTAACCCAAATAACACACTGGTTTGGGTATTCAGTGCCAGGGAAAAAAAGCGCGATTTTTGATGAGCATAGTTGGCTATTTGCCAGTGTAGTATCTCAAGAAGAGTATGAGAATCTCATTCATTATGCTGAAGAAAATACCTGGCCTCAAGCTGAGGATCTGCTGACAAGTATAGAAACTCGTATACTCAAAAAAGCCTCAGATCAAGATGTGCCTGATTTAGATTATAGGGATCTGCTACCCTGTCGATGCCTCTTAAACGAAAAAATACCCCTGATATGTAATTACAGAATGCATTGGGAGCAGCTCCAGATGATTAAAGAAATAGGAGCGCTAAAATTGTATTTCCTAGACCGCTTGAATACCTTGCCTATATATGGAAAGAACTTATTAAGAATTATGAATACTCTTTATCCTATTATAGATGAAGAGAGTGCTGACTATGATTCCCATATAGCCTTGATGAATTGGGAAGAATGGAAAAATGGTGTGAACTTTTGGAGCAGGAAAAAATCTATGGATGGGGCAGCGGCTCTCATGGAAGAAATGACTCAAAGATCTATAACGAAAAAAGTATTAAAACCTCTCACACTTGAAGAAGCTCGTTCCCTTGTATGA
- a CDS encoding DUF1389 domain-containing protein — translation MAPPPLVTTPLSFVTLNIRKSNFYQRLSEDLHTQALIACSAVSTLIGAVLTTLIIVTLLPSYAVVGAAVALIISGVMLFLAIKNYLRTPMIPWELLGVIKTVYPKVIYTLCTSKNLTIQELLQVLDNITGGEGVELSNSLQVKLKAFGVEKLLKGCQDATLPPLDTVLQTHCPAYFLKAFIAKGTPGESIEARLGYSGLEKNNEIMNEYSWMFSQVVTQEEYEKLVHHTIKGSWHQVRDLRNDIIERILEEFKDENKLGLNYRAVFPCRYFLKQKIHSACSSAINWEQLQMIKDTEISKIMFLKELESLSKLGKNLIRIMGALTHVIDEESADYDPHVALMSWGAWQKGVNLWYQNNSMDGAAALMEEMRRKAIKQKLLTPLRYDQVGR, via the coding sequence ATGGCACCACCTCCTCTTGTAACGACACCCTTGTCTTTTGTAACTCTAAACATTCGAAAAAGCAACTTCTATCAACGGTTATCCGAAGATCTACACACGCAAGCTTTAATAGCTTGTAGTGCGGTGTCTACTTTGATTGGGGCTGTTTTAACTACCCTCATTATTGTCACACTACTGCCGTCATACGCTGTCGTGGGTGCAGCGGTAGCTTTGATAATCTCTGGCGTAATGCTATTTCTCGCTATTAAAAATTATTTAAGAACTCCTATGATTCCTTGGGAACTGTTAGGTGTTATTAAAACAGTCTATCCAAAAGTTATTTATACTCTTTGTACTTCCAAGAATCTAACGATTCAAGAACTCCTTCAGGTGTTAGACAACATAACGGGGGGAGAGGGGGTAGAGCTTTCCAATAGCCTTCAGGTGAAGTTAAAGGCTTTCGGTGTTGAGAAATTGCTAAAGGGTTGCCAAGATGCCACTCTGCCACCTTTAGATACAGTACTACAGACGCATTGCCCAGCATATTTTTTAAAAGCATTTATTGCTAAGGGAACCCCAGGAGAATCAATAGAAGCTAGATTGGGATATTCAGGATTAGAGAAAAATAATGAGATTATGAATGAGTATAGCTGGATGTTTTCTCAGGTTGTAACTCAAGAAGAGTATGAAAAACTCGTTCACCACACTATAAAGGGAAGCTGGCACCAAGTTCGAGATCTGCGAAATGATATTATCGAACGTATTCTCGAAGAATTCAAAGATGAAAACAAACTCGGCTTAAACTACAGAGCTGTTTTCCCTTGCAGGTATTTCTTGAAGCAAAAAATACACTCTGCTTGCAGCTCTGCAATAAATTGGGAGCAGCTGCAGATGATTAAAGATACTGAAATTTCTAAGATAATGTTTCTGAAAGAATTGGAAAGTCTATCGAAATTAGGAAAGAACTTAATAAGAATTATGGGTGCTCTTACCCATGTTATAGATGAGGAGAGTGCTGACTATGATCCCCATGTAGCTTTGATGAGTTGGGGAGCATGGCAAAAAGGCGTGAACCTATGGTATCAGAATAACTCTATGGATGGAGCAGCAGCACTCATGGAAGAGATGCGCCGGAAAGCCATAAAACAAAAGTTACTAACACCCCTTAGGTACGATCAGGTAGGTAGGTAA
- a CDS encoding DUF1389 domain-containing protein, whose product MCLVDTFLRGYASTVECHHRFQNGVNELSQQVRAQALPICTVALTILSVVLIALVSCALLPLAAISGAVVALMLAGVMLFLAVRSVIKRPKMPEGFLNVVKKVYPPVVHKLCSAQTLTIQQFRELLSGIEQQNFANVSAPLAKKLASFGAERVLTGCEGIELPPLDEVLTEHCPCYFMKTFIDLGGATELTKAEGVSPAIYWLGHPALTDKFIVLDEYGYLFANSVTREEYEKLAHHAKNDTWDQVQGLYDEVRLRMRAMLDGLNVPGLNKPDIIASINTDGTHSVALCKHGMSWEQLLLLKNVDIMNVNYLFAFESLSRLGCNLIRVMEALCPFLDESSSDYDPYIALITWEEWKAGVESLYNRCDADAAQALMKLLSRRSCSHKDLKPLTYRYIDRTCPVYRLDVSTGARVECLRSVSKKAES is encoded by the coding sequence ATGTGTTTGGTAGATACCTTTTTAAGGGGATACGCTTCCACGGTAGAGTGCCACCATAGATTTCAAAATGGCGTGAATGAACTTTCTCAACAGGTGCGCGCACAGGCGTTGCCCATATGTACCGTGGCCCTGACCATTCTTTCTGTTGTTTTAATAGCTCTTGTTTCCTGCGCCCTATTGCCTCTCGCGGCTATATCAGGAGCTGTAGTTGCTTTGATGCTCGCGGGAGTGATGCTATTTCTCGCTGTTAGGAGCGTTATAAAACGCCCGAAGATGCCCGAGGGATTTCTTAATGTTGTTAAGAAGGTTTATCCCCCCGTTGTGCATAAATTGTGTTCTGCTCAGACCTTAACCATTCAGCAGTTTCGTGAGCTTCTAAGTGGTATAGAACAGCAAAATTTCGCAAATGTTTCCGCTCCTTTAGCAAAGAAACTAGCCTCTTTTGGTGCTGAAAGGGTGTTAACAGGTTGCGAAGGTATAGAGCTCCCTCCTCTGGACGAGGTGCTGACAGAGCATTGCCCCTGCTATTTTATGAAAACTTTCATTGATTTGGGCGGCGCTACAGAGTTGACAAAGGCTGAAGGCGTATCTCCAGCAATTTATTGGTTAGGGCACCCTGCTCTGACCGATAAGTTTATAGTGTTGGATGAGTACGGCTACTTATTTGCTAATTCTGTAACTCGAGAAGAGTATGAGAAGCTCGCTCATCATGCCAAAAATGATACCTGGGATCAAGTCCAAGGCCTCTATGACGAGGTACGTCTCCGCATGCGCGCAATGTTGGATGGTTTAAACGTTCCTGGTTTAAATAAGCCTGACATAATTGCTAGTATCAATACCGACGGAACACACAGTGTAGCTTTATGTAAACACGGAATGAGCTGGGAACAGCTGCTGCTGCTGAAAAATGTAGATATTATGAATGTAAATTATTTATTTGCATTTGAGTCTTTATCTCGACTTGGCTGCAATTTAATAAGGGTTATGGAAGCTCTCTGTCCTTTTCTTGATGAATCAAGCTCCGACTATGACCCCTACATAGCCTTGATTACATGGGAAGAATGGAAAGCAGGTGTCGAGAGTTTGTATAACCGGTGTGACGCTGATGCCGCTCAGGCCTTAATGAAGTTGCTAAGTCGGCGATCCTGTTCGCATAAGGATTTAAAGCCGCTCACATATAGATATATAGACCGAACATGCCCCGTATATAGGCTAGATGTTTCTACAGGTGCGCGAGTTGAGTGTTTGAGATCGGTGTCTAAAAAAGCCGAATCTTAA